From a single Micromonospora sp. WMMD1102 genomic region:
- a CDS encoding ATP/GTP-binding protein gives MVSARSDGYLPGTVTKSVKILVVGSFGVGKTTLIGSVSEIRPLRTEEIVTQVSEGVDDLHGVHDKHTTTVAMDFGRITLNESLALYLFGTPGQRRFWDLWEGLAEGAAGVLVLVDTRPGRLEASFEVFDQLEIGTELPFVVAVNHFPDTVQHSADELRTALDLLPETPVLDCDARDRGSALAALAALVQHALDVTPASTPQDSGAVPQVSGTAPQDPAAMPRGRVATTPPHNPADPQHIPVSEELVS, from the coding sequence ATGGTCTCCGCGCGCTCTGACGGCTACCTGCCCGGGACCGTCACCAAGTCGGTGAAGATCCTCGTGGTCGGCAGTTTCGGGGTCGGCAAGACCACCCTGATCGGCTCGGTCAGCGAGATCCGGCCGCTGCGTACCGAGGAGATCGTCACCCAGGTCAGCGAGGGGGTCGACGACCTGCACGGCGTGCACGACAAGCACACCACCACCGTGGCGATGGACTTCGGCCGGATCACCCTGAACGAGAGCCTGGCGCTCTATCTGTTCGGCACTCCCGGGCAGCGGCGGTTCTGGGACCTGTGGGAGGGGCTCGCCGAGGGTGCCGCCGGGGTACTCGTGCTCGTCGACACCCGGCCCGGTCGGCTGGAGGCGAGCTTCGAGGTCTTCGACCAGTTGGAGATCGGCACCGAGCTGCCCTTCGTGGTGGCGGTCAACCACTTCCCGGACACGGTGCAGCACTCGGCGGACGAGCTGCGTACCGCCCTGGACCTGCTGCCGGAGACGCCGGTCCTGGACTGCGACGCCCGGGACCGCGGCTCCGCGCTGGCCGCGCTGGCCGCCCTCGTCCAGCACGCCCTCGACGTCACGCCCGCCAGCACGCCGCAGGACTCCGGCGCCGTCCCACAGGTTTCCGGCACCGCGCCACAGGACCCCGCCGCCATGCCGCGAGGCCGCGTCGCCACCACGCCGCCGCACAATCCCGCCGACCCGCAGCACATCCCCGTCTCCGAGGAACTGGTCTCGTGA
- a CDS encoding DUF742 domain-containing protein: MTPSDDRSRDYRDSALRPYVLTKGRARPSRNTVSVDTLLIATDPPPPLPVSAGRQERALLAMCRGLLSLVEVAARLELPVSVVRVLASDLVDSGHLTARAGSPQAAQLPRELLQEVLNGLRAL; this comes from the coding sequence ATGACCCCTTCTGACGACCGGAGCCGCGATTACCGCGACTCGGCACTGCGGCCGTACGTGCTCACGAAGGGGCGGGCCCGTCCGTCGCGCAACACGGTCAGCGTCGACACGCTGCTGATCGCGACCGACCCGCCGCCGCCACTGCCGGTCTCGGCCGGTCGCCAGGAACGCGCCCTGCTGGCGATGTGCCGGGGACTGCTCTCGCTGGTCGAGGTCGCCGCCCGGCTGGAGTTGCCGGTCAGCGTCGTACGGGTGCTCGCCAGCGACCTGGTCGATTCGGGTCACCTGACCGCGCGGGCCGGAAGTCCCCAGGCCGCGCAGCTTCCCCGGGAACTACTGCAAGAGGTGCTCAATGGTCTCCGCGCGCTCTGA
- a CDS encoding PQQ-binding-like beta-propeller repeat protein: MVVATLLYLNRDPYPGLDFVPFREVDRIATQEKDPSVFFTATAGDRAYGAYQRTDRRLDIAVLDTESAKVERWITTEAGAERWNWIKALPDVLLVKADVVGSTDSGDLIAYDPANGAKLWSRQVHGADEFYFFDKYVVVLDGTADTLVGINARTGREWRQPSPKGEYDSDSAVYPVRTVREVGGPAGSSGDAALPNRGDEPRLVQIGADDSIRVVDVTNGRVLKSRPDAADTDDVVLAYEGQLFVAPKADGYGLARYDLTTLAAPTSIYRAADKSRRPTALQPCGERQVCLLETAGSDAATTELLAVRTDQDDSQRAAWRKKVPQAQELLPVGERALVRLGVTEPVSKLFATDGAEKMSRDGIAARVDGGNLLVFAKEPATYSQDVSIAGVVAESGEPTELGQLKEVVPASCSWNTSVVVCGARSEFVVAGFTAG; the protein is encoded by the coding sequence GTGGTGGTTGCGACGCTGCTCTACCTGAACCGCGATCCCTATCCCGGCCTCGACTTCGTGCCGTTCCGGGAGGTCGACCGGATCGCCACCCAGGAGAAGGACCCGTCCGTGTTCTTCACCGCCACCGCCGGCGACCGGGCGTACGGCGCCTACCAGCGGACCGACCGGCGGCTGGACATCGCGGTGCTGGACACCGAGTCGGCGAAGGTCGAGCGGTGGATCACCACGGAAGCCGGCGCCGAGCGGTGGAATTGGATCAAGGCGCTGCCGGACGTGCTGCTGGTCAAGGCGGACGTCGTCGGCAGCACCGACTCGGGCGACCTGATCGCCTACGACCCGGCGAACGGTGCGAAACTGTGGAGCCGGCAGGTGCACGGCGCCGACGAGTTCTACTTCTTCGACAAGTACGTCGTGGTGCTCGACGGGACCGCCGACACGCTGGTCGGGATCAACGCCCGTACCGGCAGGGAGTGGAGACAGCCCAGCCCGAAGGGCGAGTACGACAGCGACTCCGCCGTCTATCCGGTGCGGACCGTCCGGGAGGTGGGCGGGCCGGCCGGGTCGAGCGGGGACGCGGCGCTGCCGAACCGGGGGGACGAGCCGCGACTGGTGCAGATCGGCGCGGACGACTCGATCCGGGTCGTCGACGTGACGAACGGCAGGGTGCTGAAGAGCCGGCCCGACGCCGCCGACACCGACGACGTGGTGCTGGCGTACGAGGGGCAGCTCTTCGTGGCGCCGAAGGCCGACGGCTACGGGCTGGCCCGGTACGACCTGACCACCCTCGCCGCGCCGACCAGCATCTATCGGGCGGCGGACAAGAGCCGGCGGCCGACGGCCCTGCAACCCTGCGGCGAGCGGCAGGTCTGCCTGCTGGAGACCGCCGGGTCGGACGCCGCGACCACCGAACTGCTGGCGGTCCGGACCGACCAGGACGACAGCCAGCGGGCTGCCTGGCGGAAGAAGGTGCCGCAGGCACAGGAGCTGCTGCCGGTCGGCGAACGCGCCCTGGTCCGGCTCGGCGTGACCGAACCGGTGTCGAAGCTCTTCGCCACCGACGGTGCCGAGAAGATGAGCCGGGACGGGATCGCCGCCCGGGTCGACGGTGGCAACCTGCTGGTCTTCGCCAAGGAGCCGGCTACGTACAGCCAGGACGTCAGCATCGCCGGGGTGGTCGCCGAATCCGGCGAACCGACCGAATTGGGGCAGCTCAAGGAGGTGGTGCCCGCCTCCTGTTCCTGGAACACCTCCGTCGTCGTCTGCGGTGCCCGCTCCGAGTTCGTCGTCGCCGGCTTCACCGCCGGATAG
- a CDS encoding roadblock/LC7 domain-containing protein, with product MSAKQDQSWMLAEVVSVPYVRHAVVLSADGLAMVRSEHTDQDVADRLAAACSGLQSLGRSVGREFGSGGRSLRSLLIEFDGGYLFVRRAGDGSHLAVVTEPAVDPALIAHQMQAQVNRIGEGNLATTARHGAEA from the coding sequence ATGAGCGCGAAGCAGGACCAGAGCTGGATGCTGGCCGAGGTGGTTTCGGTGCCGTACGTCCGGCACGCCGTGGTGCTCTCCGCCGACGGCCTGGCGATGGTCCGGTCCGAGCACACCGACCAGGACGTCGCCGACCGGCTCGCGGCGGCCTGCTCGGGACTGCAGTCCCTCGGCCGGAGCGTCGGCCGCGAGTTCGGCTCCGGCGGGCGCTCGCTCCGTTCGCTGCTGATCGAGTTCGACGGCGGGTACCTCTTCGTCCGGCGGGCCGGCGACGGTTCGCACCTGGCGGTGGTGACCGAACCGGCCGTCGACCCGGCGCTCATCGCGCACCAGATGCAGGCCCAGGTCAACAGGATCGGTGAAGGCAACCTCGCCACGACGGCCCGGCACGGCGCCGAGGCATGA
- a CDS encoding ABC transporter substrate-binding protein, whose product MVTLPLVLGAAACGDDEAEPGGPVSIEFFWWGGEARAEMTQKALDLYKQKNPNVTVNAVWQAFDGYYDKLATISAGGNAPDIFQIDDNGLAEYAGRNVTLDLTPYVKNNKIDLSKHAEGLTRYGQIDGKQVAVATGENTPAMIYDRTKLKELGLPEPQEGWSYEQLFDWAAQVTAKGGGKYWGTMDTSSDYKALWLWLRAQGKEFYDGNKLAFTEADLANWFKLWQGARAKNATPPADIVHEAVNGSVATQLVVTGKAATSFMWSNQLGELQKATKNELGMVAYPGDPKGQWARASLYWAGSRSTEHPEVVADVINFLVNDPEVAKLFGVDRGLPSNMDTRAAIESSMTDPAMKTTVTFENALAPKFGPAPTPPPKGHSGLRNKLRDIAESVTYGRATPEDAAKQFFAEAQTALAG is encoded by the coding sequence ATGGTCACCCTGCCCCTCGTACTCGGTGCCGCCGCCTGCGGCGACGACGAGGCTGAGCCGGGCGGTCCGGTCAGCATCGAGTTCTTCTGGTGGGGCGGCGAGGCTCGGGCCGAGATGACCCAGAAGGCCCTCGACCTCTACAAGCAGAAGAACCCGAACGTCACCGTCAACGCCGTCTGGCAGGCGTTCGACGGCTACTACGACAAGCTCGCGACGATCTCCGCCGGCGGCAACGCCCCCGACATCTTCCAGATCGACGACAACGGCCTGGCCGAGTACGCGGGCCGCAACGTCACCCTCGACCTGACGCCGTACGTCAAGAACAACAAGATCGATCTGAGCAAGCACGCCGAGGGGCTGACCAGGTACGGCCAGATCGACGGCAAGCAGGTCGCGGTCGCCACCGGCGAGAACACCCCCGCCATGATCTACGACAGGACCAAGCTCAAGGAGCTCGGTCTTCCCGAGCCGCAGGAGGGCTGGAGCTACGAGCAGCTCTTCGACTGGGCCGCCCAGGTGACCGCCAAGGGCGGCGGCAAGTACTGGGGCACCATGGACACCAGCTCCGACTACAAGGCGCTCTGGCTCTGGCTGCGGGCCCAGGGCAAGGAGTTCTACGACGGCAACAAGCTCGCGTTCACCGAGGCCGACCTCGCCAACTGGTTCAAGCTCTGGCAGGGTGCCCGGGCCAAGAACGCCACCCCGCCGGCCGACATCGTGCACGAGGCGGTCAACGGCAGCGTCGCCACCCAACTGGTGGTGACCGGCAAGGCCGCCACCTCGTTCATGTGGTCCAACCAGCTCGGCGAGCTACAGAAGGCCACCAAGAACGAGCTGGGCATGGTCGCGTACCCCGGCGACCCGAAGGGTCAGTGGGCGCGGGCCTCGCTCTACTGGGCGGGCTCGCGCAGCACCGAGCACCCGGAGGTGGTGGCCGACGTCATCAACTTCCTGGTCAACGACCCGGAGGTGGCCAAGCTCTTCGGTGTCGACCGCGGGCTGCCGTCCAACATGGACACCCGGGCGGCCATCGAGTCGTCCATGACCGATCCGGCGATGAAGACGACGGTGACCTTCGAGAACGCCCTGGCCCCCAAGTTCGGCCCGGCCCCGACGCCGCCGCCGAAGGGCCACAGCGGGCTGCGCAACAAGCTGCGTGACATCGCGGAGAGCGTGACCTACGGCCGCGCCACCCCCGAGGACGCCGCGAAGCAGTTCTTCGCCGAGGCCCAGACGGCGCTCGCCGGCTGA
- a CDS encoding sugar ABC transporter permease: MSPWLIGLMAITAFPMLFSLYLSFTNYDVLSSWELVEWVGLDNYRRMFGEDPAFWHAVTVTLTYALVAVPLKLAAALGVALLLNRERRGVGLFRSLFYLPSLLGGSVALALVWRAMFGGDGAFNSFLGLFGIQGEAWVNEPTWALETLMVLAIWQFGAPMVIFLAGLKQVPTELYEAASVDGAGRVRQFWNVTLPMLSPVIFFNLVLETINGFQGFTSAYVISNGTGGPVYSTLLYTLHIYDQGFGEFRMGYASALSWVFLLAIAVITVLFFSTGRFWVHYSDGDD, translated from the coding sequence CTGTCCCCCTGGCTGATCGGCCTGATGGCGATCACCGCCTTTCCGATGCTGTTCTCGCTCTACCTGAGCTTCACCAACTACGACGTGCTCTCCAGTTGGGAGCTTGTCGAGTGGGTCGGGCTGGACAACTACCGGCGGATGTTCGGCGAGGACCCGGCGTTCTGGCACGCGGTGACGGTCACCCTGACGTACGCCCTGGTCGCCGTGCCGCTCAAGCTCGCCGCCGCGCTCGGCGTCGCCCTGCTGCTCAACCGCGAGCGGCGCGGCGTCGGCCTGTTCCGCAGCCTGTTCTACCTGCCCTCGCTGCTCGGCGGCAGCGTGGCGCTGGCCCTGGTCTGGCGGGCCATGTTCGGCGGCGACGGCGCGTTCAACAGCTTCCTGGGGCTCTTCGGCATCCAGGGCGAGGCGTGGGTGAACGAACCGACCTGGGCCCTGGAGACACTGATGGTCCTGGCGATCTGGCAGTTCGGCGCCCCGATGGTGATCTTCCTCGCCGGGCTGAAGCAGGTCCCGACCGAACTCTACGAGGCCGCCTCGGTCGACGGCGCCGGCCGGGTACGCCAGTTCTGGAACGTCACCCTGCCGATGCTCTCCCCGGTCATCTTCTTCAACCTGGTACTGGAAACGATCAACGGATTCCAGGGTTTCACCTCGGCATACGTGATCAGCAACGGTACGGGCGGACCGGTCTACTCCACGCTGCTCTACACCCTGCACATCTACGACCAGGGCTTCGGGGAGTTCCGGATGGGCTACGCCTCCGCACTCTCATGGGTATTCCTGCTGGCGATCGCGGTCATCACCGTGCTCTTCTTCAGCACCGGCCGGTTCTGGGTGCACTACTCCGACGGAGACGACTGA
- a CDS encoding winged helix-turn-helix domain-containing protein, with amino-acid sequence MQEQGTGAKFAMSSGNRGPKMRLEVRVIGPLTVRRAGVALSTGPPKQRALLALLLLYRRQTLSREQIVDELWGSGPPPSAIANLRSYLTNVRRLLAPEGRISCRAGRYQLLLDRTHFDIDIDLDRLTELADQRGSVGEVDALGTASTPALVLCRDEPLEDVPAGRLLGAARDRLLGQQLAVVENLFAARLAAG; translated from the coding sequence TTGCAGGAGCAGGGCACTGGAGCTAAATTCGCCATGTCGTCTGGGAATCGGGGGCCCAAGATGCGGCTGGAAGTACGTGTCATCGGACCGCTCACCGTGCGGCGAGCGGGTGTCGCCCTTTCGACGGGCCCGCCGAAACAACGGGCGCTGCTCGCGTTGTTGCTGCTCTATCGCAGGCAGACCCTGTCACGGGAGCAGATCGTCGACGAGCTGTGGGGCAGCGGTCCTCCGCCGTCGGCGATCGCCAATCTACGCAGCTATCTCACGAATGTCCGGCGGCTGCTGGCTCCGGAGGGGAGGATCAGCTGTCGGGCCGGGCGCTACCAGCTCCTCCTGGACCGGACGCATTTCGACATCGACATCGACCTCGACCGTCTGACGGAGCTGGCCGACCAGCGTGGCTCGGTCGGGGAGGTCGATGCCCTCGGGACAGCGTCCACACCAGCGCTCGTACTGTGCCGGGATGAACCGCTCGAGGACGTACCCGCTGGTCGGCTGCTCGGCGCCGCGCGGGACCGGCTGCTCGGCCAACAGCTGGCCGTGGTCGAGAACTTGTTCGCCGCCCGGCTCGCCGCCGGCTAG
- a CDS encoding ATP-binding protein encodes MTPLESSGRPSPGDRPVWSATFFLTALAGTAAVAAALLGADPLGLVVTALAAGAAGATLVLLAVLRRHQQAARVASAGREWEFERQARGYQQQLTDYRQQLTECQQQLTEREQQFTEREAQWRDRAEARSAAVDDALEHLRRVRLPAVLAGAPVPATPPDRMLADRTAGLVDGILAEATSALKRSDEREESLRLAVVALSRRVQTAAHSIQEQVSLMADRHQHDPDVVESSMRVDHAAAQQARHAQSLAVLCGEWPGQQWQEPLAMVDVVRAASARILAYQRVEVSGDQDVAVAAEVVEPVIHLVAELLANATQSSPPATVVPVTVRRVQRGAVIEIDDGGVGMDDHRLEQARETVSGRRPVGLGELGEIPQTGLAVVGHYVRRHGFRADLSESPYGGLRAVVLIPSKVVETVDPPEAVVMRPPATVPAHPPAGAPQPQAPHREWAREPGPAPQPHRESAPHPASGPHPASGPHSASGPQPASAPVVGSEPVVAGPRPVVAESVDPASDTTLPRRRSRRGEATAAAAPFTGPAASTEPGLSSGRAASTEPVASAEPTPEQAGSWMGAFISGGRAGAGRDPEGSSWPPTTTKDDER; translated from the coding sequence ATGACACCGCTTGAATCGTCAGGTCGTCCCTCGCCCGGGGACCGTCCGGTATGGTCGGCCACCTTCTTCCTCACCGCCCTGGCCGGTACGGCGGCCGTGGCCGCCGCGCTGCTCGGCGCCGACCCGCTCGGCCTGGTGGTCACCGCGCTGGCGGCCGGCGCCGCCGGTGCGACGCTTGTGCTGCTGGCCGTGCTCCGGCGCCACCAACAGGCCGCCCGGGTCGCTTCCGCCGGGCGTGAGTGGGAGTTCGAGCGGCAGGCGCGCGGCTACCAGCAGCAGTTGACCGATTACCGCCAGCAGTTGACGGAGTGCCAGCAGCAGTTGACCGAGCGCGAGCAGCAGTTCACCGAGCGCGAGGCACAGTGGCGGGACCGGGCCGAGGCCCGCTCGGCGGCGGTCGACGACGCGCTCGAACACCTGCGCCGGGTCCGGCTTCCGGCGGTACTGGCCGGGGCGCCGGTGCCGGCCACCCCGCCGGACCGGATGCTGGCCGACCGGACGGCCGGACTGGTCGACGGGATCCTCGCCGAGGCGACGAGTGCGCTGAAGCGCTCGGACGAGCGCGAGGAGTCGCTGCGGCTCGCGGTGGTGGCGCTGTCCCGGCGGGTGCAGACGGCGGCGCACTCCATCCAGGAGCAGGTCTCGCTGATGGCGGACCGGCACCAGCACGACCCGGACGTTGTGGAGTCGAGCATGCGGGTCGACCACGCCGCCGCGCAGCAGGCCCGGCACGCGCAGAGCCTGGCCGTGCTCTGTGGAGAGTGGCCGGGGCAGCAGTGGCAGGAGCCGCTGGCCATGGTGGACGTGGTGCGGGCCGCGTCGGCCCGGATCCTGGCGTACCAGCGGGTCGAGGTCTCCGGCGACCAGGACGTGGCCGTAGCCGCCGAGGTGGTGGAGCCGGTCATCCACCTGGTGGCGGAGTTGCTGGCCAACGCCACCCAGTCGTCGCCGCCGGCCACCGTCGTTCCGGTGACGGTGCGGCGGGTGCAGCGCGGCGCGGTCATCGAGATCGACGACGGTGGCGTCGGGATGGACGACCACCGGCTGGAGCAGGCCCGGGAGACGGTTTCCGGACGTCGTCCGGTCGGGCTGGGCGAGCTGGGCGAGATCCCGCAGACCGGGCTCGCCGTCGTCGGCCACTACGTACGGCGACACGGCTTCCGGGCGGATCTGAGCGAGTCCCCGTACGGCGGGCTGCGGGCGGTGGTGCTGATCCCGTCGAAGGTCGTCGAGACGGTGGACCCGCCGGAGGCGGTGGTGATGCGTCCGCCGGCCACGGTGCCGGCACATCCGCCGGCCGGCGCGCCGCAGCCGCAAGCGCCGCACCGGGAGTGGGCGCGGGAGCCGGGACCGGCGCCGCAGCCGCACCGGGAGTCGGCGCCGCATCCGGCGTCAGGACCGCATCCGGCGTCAGGACCGCATTCGGCGTCAGGACCGCAGCCGGCGTCAGCGCCGGTGGTCGGATCGGAGCCGGTGGTGGCGGGGCCGAGGCCGGTGGTGGCCGAATCGGTCGACCCGGCGTCCGACACGACCCTGCCCCGCCGTCGGTCCCGCCGGGGCGAGGCCACGGCCGCCGCGGCGCCGTTCACCGGTCCGGCGGCGTCCACCGAGCCAGGACTGTCCAGCGGGCGGGCGGCGTCGACCGAGCCGGTGGCGTCCGCGGAGCCGACGCCGGAGCAGGCCGGTTCCTGGATGGGTGCCTTCATCTCCGGCGGTCGGGCCGGTGCCGGACGGGATCCGGAAGGCTCCAGCTGGCCGCCGACGACCACGAAGGATGACGAACGATGA
- a CDS encoding LacI family DNA-binding transcriptional regulator, whose amino-acid sequence MPATIRDVARACGVHISTVSRTFSAPHLVNPETRNRVLACAENLGYRPNRAARALITGRTHNIGLIIADIANPFFPPLIKAAESQARQRDYHIFIADTNEDPAVEEDLVHALAKQVDGVLLCSPRMSNSLIEQLSREVPLVVINRQVTGLPAVVMDVGQGARLAVEHLTGLGHRDLALLGGPRGSWTNREIRRSATAAARAADAALTVLGPNPPTEGGGIAMAEQVRRTGATAVLAYNDLMAIGLMEGLDSLGLRVPQDISVVGIDDIALSRLTRPKLTTVATPAAAAGRTAVDMLLQHDGSSAARAGRGGGRTSTVDDRRTTAQVSLQTELVIRDSTGVGPAALSARPAAAATADRPDAAASARPGPHGQPAPGGTAATTPESVAS is encoded by the coding sequence GTGCCAGCCACCATTCGAGACGTCGCGCGGGCCTGCGGGGTGCACATCTCCACCGTCTCGCGGACGTTCTCGGCCCCGCACCTGGTCAACCCCGAGACCCGGAACCGCGTGCTGGCCTGCGCCGAGAACCTCGGCTACCGCCCCAACCGGGCCGCCCGGGCCCTGATCACCGGCCGCACCCACAACATCGGCCTGATCATCGCCGACATCGCCAACCCGTTCTTCCCGCCGCTGATCAAGGCGGCGGAGAGCCAGGCCCGGCAGCGGGATTACCACATCTTCATCGCCGACACCAACGAGGACCCGGCGGTCGAGGAGGACCTGGTGCACGCCCTGGCCAAGCAGGTCGACGGCGTGCTGCTGTGCAGCCCCCGGATGAGCAACAGCCTGATCGAGCAGCTCAGCCGCGAGGTGCCGCTGGTCGTGATCAACCGTCAGGTGACCGGCCTGCCGGCGGTGGTGATGGACGTCGGCCAGGGCGCCCGGCTCGCCGTGGAACACCTGACCGGGCTCGGACACCGCGACCTCGCCCTGCTCGGCGGGCCGCGCGGCTCGTGGACCAACCGGGAGATCCGCCGGTCGGCCACCGCCGCCGCCCGGGCCGCCGACGCCGCCCTGACCGTGCTCGGACCCAACCCGCCCACCGAGGGCGGTGGCATCGCCATGGCCGAACAGGTACGCCGGACCGGTGCCACCGCCGTGCTCGCCTACAACGACCTGATGGCGATCGGCCTGATGGAAGGGCTGGACTCACTCGGGCTACGGGTGCCCCAGGACATCAGCGTGGTCGGCATCGACGACATCGCGCTGAGCCGGCTCACCCGGCCCAAACTGACGACGGTGGCCACGCCAGCCGCGGCCGCCGGCCGGACGGCCGTCGACATGCTCCTGCAACACGACGGTTCCTCCGCCGCACGCGCCGGGCGCGGCGGCGGACGGACCAGCACCGTCGACGACCGTCGCACCACCGCACAGGTAAGCCTGCAGACCGAGTTGGTCATCCGCGACTCGACGGGCGTGGGTCCGGCGGCACTGTCCGCCCGGCCCGCAGCGGCGGCCACCGCCGACCGCCCGGACGCGGCAGCTTCCGCCCGCCCGGGTCCGCACGGCCAACCGGCCCCGGGCGGCACGGCCGCGACCACCCCCGAAAGTGTCGCCTCCTAA
- a CDS encoding carbohydrate ABC transporter permease produces the protein MAVQAVRATRAPRRRWRGTVRVVLLVGVLGFVLYPLLWMVGSSLKSPSEVVSNLSVIPQDITWANYPDGWSYVRNLSFGRFFLNSTVIALATVVANAVSCLVAAYAFARLRFRLRRAWFAVMIGTLLLPSHVLIVPQYVMFNYFGWIDTPLPLIVPKLLATEAFFVFLMVQFMRGIPRELDDAAKIDGCSPYGVFRHVILPLSRPALVTTAIFSFIWTWNDFFTQLVYLPSPTSYTVPIGLRLFIDSSGQTSLGPMFAMSVLSLLPVFVFFLAFQRMLVQGINTSGLKG, from the coding sequence ATGGCAGTCCAGGCAGTTCGGGCCACCCGCGCACCCCGGCGCCGCTGGCGCGGCACCGTCCGGGTCGTACTGCTCGTCGGGGTGCTCGGCTTCGTCCTCTACCCACTGCTGTGGATGGTCGGCTCGTCGCTGAAGTCGCCGAGCGAGGTCGTCAGCAACCTCTCCGTCATCCCCCAGGACATCACCTGGGCCAACTACCCGGACGGCTGGAGCTACGTCCGGAACCTCAGCTTCGGCCGGTTCTTCCTCAACAGCACAGTGATCGCCCTGGCCACCGTGGTCGCCAACGCCGTCTCCTGCCTGGTGGCCGCGTACGCCTTCGCCCGGCTGAGGTTCCGGCTGCGGCGGGCGTGGTTCGCCGTCATGATCGGGACCCTGCTGCTCCCCAGCCACGTGCTGATCGTCCCGCAGTACGTGATGTTCAACTACTTCGGCTGGATCGACACCCCGCTGCCGCTGATCGTGCCGAAGCTGCTCGCCACCGAGGCGTTCTTCGTCTTCCTGATGGTGCAGTTCATGCGCGGCATCCCGCGCGAACTCGACGACGCCGCCAAGATCGACGGCTGTTCGCCGTACGGGGTGTTCCGGCACGTGATCCTGCCGCTGAGCCGGCCGGCTCTGGTCACCACGGCGATCTTCTCGTTCATCTGGACCTGGAACGACTTCTTCACCCAACTCGTCTACCTGCCGAGCCCGACCAGCTACACGGTGCCGATCGGGCTGCGCCTCTTCATCGACTCCAGTGGTCAGACGTCGCTCGGGCCGATGTTCGCGATGTCGGTGCTCTCGCTGCTGCCGGTCTTCGTCTTCTTCCTGGCCTTCCAGCGCATGCTCGTGCAGGGCATCAACACCAGCGGGCTCAAGGGCTGA
- a CDS encoding Gfo/Idh/MocA family oxidoreductase, with product MSVTPGRQRFALVGAGARAEMFVRALVLDHPNTAELVAFADVNQARMDAHNGWLAELDFAPVPTYLAGEFSSMLEKERVDVVLVTSVDRTHDEYVVAALRAGCDVITEKPMTTDAPRCERILKAVAETGRKVSVAFNYRYNPLHEKVREVLAEGAVGEIGSVHFEWLLDVRHGADYFRRWHRDKANSGGLMVHKASHHFDLVNWWLDANPVRVYAAGRLFFYGDEAGRRHGYARPYDRAHGSPDAADDPFALHLADHPRLRALYLEAEAEDGYHRDQNVFAPGVTIEDDMAVLAQYDNGASMSYHLTAYAPWEGYRVMFNGSRGRLELEVVESDFVSPQAAGELKGAALHGVQAAVEEGWAKLTLRPFWEQPREIPVTGYTRTGHGGADARMTAVLFGGHTDPMNRAATARDGALALLTGLAANRSFETGHPVTVAELLTI from the coding sequence ATGTCGGTAACCCCGGGAAGGCAGCGTTTCGCACTGGTCGGCGCGGGTGCCCGGGCGGAGATGTTCGTCCGCGCCCTGGTGCTCGACCACCCGAACACGGCCGAACTCGTCGCCTTCGCCGACGTCAACCAGGCCCGGATGGACGCGCACAACGGCTGGCTCGCCGAACTCGACTTCGCGCCGGTGCCGACCTACCTGGCCGGCGAGTTCTCCTCGATGCTGGAGAAGGAACGGGTCGACGTGGTGCTGGTGACGAGCGTGGACCGCACCCACGACGAGTACGTCGTCGCCGCGCTCCGGGCCGGCTGCGACGTGATCACCGAGAAGCCGATGACCACCGACGCGCCCCGGTGCGAGCGGATCCTGAAGGCCGTCGCGGAAACCGGCCGGAAGGTTTCGGTCGCCTTCAACTACCGCTACAACCCGTTGCACGAGAAGGTCCGGGAGGTACTCGCCGAGGGTGCCGTCGGCGAGATCGGCTCGGTCCACTTCGAGTGGCTGCTCGACGTACGCCACGGTGCCGACTACTTCCGGCGCTGGCACCGGGACAAGGCGAACTCCGGCGGGCTGATGGTGCACAAGGCCAGTCACCACTTCGACCTGGTCAACTGGTGGCTGGACGCCAACCCGGTGCGCGTCTACGCCGCCGGCCGGCTCTTCTTCTACGGCGACGAGGCCGGCCGGCGACACGGCTACGCCCGCCCGTACGACCGGGCGCACGGTTCCCCGGACGCCGCCGACGACCCGTTCGCGCTGCACCTGGCCGACCACCCCCGGCTGCGGGCGCTCTATCTGGAGGCGGAAGCCGAAGACGGCTACCACCGCGACCAGAACGTCTTCGCCCCCGGGGTCACCATCGAGGACGACATGGCGGTGCTGGCGCAGTACGACAACGGGGCCAGCATGAGTTACCACCTGACCGCGTACGCACCCTGGGAGGGCTACCGGGTGATGTTCAACGGCAGCCGGGGACGGCTCGAACTCGAGGTGGTGGAGAGCGACTTCGTCAGCCCGCAGGCGGCCGGCGAGCTGAAGGGCGCCGCACTGCACGGGGTGCAGGCAGCCGTGGAGGAGGGCTGGGCGAAGCTCACCCTGCGGCCGTTCTGGGAGCAGCCCCGGGAGATCCCGGTGACCGGCTACACCCGTACCGGACACGGCGGCGCGGACGCCCGGATGACCGCGGTGCTCTTCGGCGGCCACACCGACCCGATGAACCGGGCCGCCACCGCCCGGGACGGCGCACTCGCCCTGCTCACCGGCCTGGCCGCGAACCGCTCCTTCGAGACCGGCCACCCGGTAACCGTCGCCGAGCTGCTCACCATCTGA